The proteins below come from a single uncultured Dethiosulfovibrio sp. genomic window:
- the lpxK gene encoding tetraacyldisaccharide 4'-kinase → MTELVKSYLDHAKGQDPISPWACLAPLGWLTSAVVRVRNWAFDRGIRKSQEPPLPVISVGNITLGGTNKTPFVEMVTKGLTAKGLSAGIISRGYGGSTDDPVVFRSGRARRDKVGDEPLLLSNRLPSVFVAVSRDRLGDIKALKAKGVQIVVADDGFQHRKLGRDVDIVLVDAACPFGNGRLAPGGILREPLTSLKRAHIVVITKVDQVSPKVLVELEDRLLRIVPSSRLFRSYLRIKKWCIWDGRTFREISRPQGKKVVAFSAIGSPQSFMESLKEQQVSVIEEVRFKDHHRYGSHDLASVTALARSSGAEGVVCTEKDVYNLPPRWVPPFPLMVPFLETEVDEEGRFWDLMTDTLRPHIVVASNGYGEDAMGSLLARKLVLRLPNSRVTGFPLVGKGEQYTQRSIPVAPALSVTPTGGVVKYRFSDLVTDIKSGLLGHIKRQYKVWNRLKGRIRTPLCVGDVYLFLHALWGQGLSPVLIATAKTTYLHGHWRAERYLLRSRARLVWTRDGETAWELRSSKVPARFDGNPIMDLVGDNRSGGFRWPDGKRVLILPGSRDRAYCDFRLLLDSVLLMALKDRCSFVAVMAPTLDLKRLVEGCPGWKERDGTMAHLDTSVEVALYTGPVADAAEGAQVLIGLGGTANQVCAGLGVPVVSILEKGKLVQQKLLGSAELLVPPTAQDLAQAALTVLSDPVLAENMAKAGRARLGRSGALDQVVRYGEVELGWGVRDLVYRRLKSARREEKGEKL, encoded by the coding sequence GTGACGGAACTGGTAAAAAGCTATCTCGACCACGCAAAGGGCCAGGATCCTATCTCTCCCTGGGCCTGTCTGGCCCCTCTAGGTTGGCTGACCTCGGCGGTGGTCAGGGTCAGAAACTGGGCTTTCGATAGAGGCATAAGAAAGAGCCAGGAGCCTCCTCTGCCGGTTATAAGCGTAGGAAATATAACCTTAGGGGGAACCAACAAAACCCCTTTTGTCGAGATGGTCACGAAGGGGCTTACGGCAAAAGGTCTCTCCGCCGGAATTATCAGTCGAGGATACGGAGGCTCTACCGACGATCCGGTGGTATTCCGTTCCGGCAGGGCCCGGAGGGATAAAGTGGGCGACGAACCGTTGCTTCTATCGAATCGCCTTCCTTCGGTCTTCGTGGCGGTCTCCAGGGACAGGCTAGGGGACATAAAGGCCCTGAAGGCCAAAGGGGTTCAGATAGTGGTCGCCGACGATGGCTTTCAGCACAGGAAGCTGGGCAGGGACGTGGATATCGTCCTAGTGGACGCCGCCTGCCCCTTCGGAAACGGGAGGTTGGCCCCAGGGGGAATCCTAAGGGAGCCGTTGACCAGTCTTAAAAGGGCCCACATAGTGGTCATAACTAAAGTCGACCAGGTTTCCCCTAAGGTTCTGGTGGAACTGGAGGATCGGCTGTTGAGGATCGTCCCTAGCTCCAGGCTGTTTCGGTCGTATCTAAGGATAAAAAAGTGGTGTATCTGGGACGGACGCACCTTTAGGGAAATTTCCAGACCACAGGGTAAAAAAGTGGTTGCCTTCTCCGCTATAGGAAGCCCTCAGAGCTTTATGGAATCCCTGAAGGAACAACAGGTCTCGGTGATAGAGGAGGTAAGGTTCAAGGACCACCACCGATACGGATCTCATGACCTGGCTTCGGTGACGGCGTTGGCCCGTTCCTCCGGCGCGGAAGGAGTGGTCTGCACCGAAAAGGACGTCTACAACCTTCCACCTCGATGGGTTCCACCTTTTCCTCTCATGGTCCCCTTTCTCGAGACCGAGGTGGACGAGGAAGGCCGTTTTTGGGATCTTATGACCGACACCTTGAGGCCTCACATAGTGGTCGCCTCAAACGGATACGGAGAGGACGCAATGGGATCGCTACTGGCTCGCAAACTGGTCCTCAGGCTGCCTAACTCTCGGGTCACCGGATTTCCTCTGGTGGGGAAGGGAGAGCAGTACACCCAAAGGTCTATACCTGTGGCTCCCGCCCTTTCTGTCACCCCTACAGGAGGGGTGGTCAAATACCGTTTTTCCGATCTTGTGACCGACATAAAGTCCGGCCTTCTGGGCCATATAAAAAGGCAGTACAAAGTCTGGAATAGACTGAAAGGTCGAATCAGGACCCCTCTCTGTGTAGGGGATGTCTACCTGTTCCTCCATGCCCTGTGGGGACAGGGTCTCTCCCCTGTCCTCATAGCTACCGCAAAGACAACCTACCTTCACGGCCACTGGAGGGCCGAGAGATACCTGCTTCGGTCCAGAGCCAGACTGGTATGGACCAGAGACGGCGAGACCGCCTGGGAGCTTCGATCCTCAAAAGTCCCCGCAAGGTTCGACGGCAATCCAATAATGGACCTGGTCGGGGATAATAGATCAGGAGGATTTAGATGGCCCGACGGTAAAAGGGTTCTCATTCTGCCTGGGAGCAGGGACAGGGCATACTGTGACTTCAGGCTTCTCCTGGATTCGGTGCTCCTGATGGCCCTAAAGGACCGTTGTTCCTTCGTCGCCGTCATGGCTCCAACCCTCGATCTAAAAAGGCTCGTCGAGGGCTGCCCTGGATGGAAGGAGAGGGACGGAACCATGGCCCATCTGGATACCTCCGTAGAGGTCGCCCTCTACACCGGTCCGGTGGCCGACGCCGCCGAGGGAGCCCAGGTCCTCATAGGGCTTGGGGGAACGGCAAACCAGGTCTGCGCTGGCCTGGGAGTTCCGGTTGTATCTATCCTCGAAAAGGGAAAACTGGTCCAGCAAAAGCTCCTGGGGTCGGCGGAACTACTGGTCCCCCCGACGGCCCAGGATCTGGCCCAGGCGGCATTGACGGTACTCTCCGACCCTGTCCTCGCCGAAAACATGGCAAAAGCGGGCAGGGCCAGACTGGGCCGGTCCGGTGCGTTGGATCAGGTCGTTCGTTACGGAGAGGTAGAACTGGGCTGGGGAGTCAGAGACCTGGTGTACCGCAGGTTGAAATCAGCTCGCAGAGAGGAAAAAGGTGAAAAACTATGA
- a CDS encoding lipid-A-disaccharide synthase gives MSVFLSCGEASGDNLISSFALSLRDEGYQGPLWGMGGPSSQAAGVECLWPSSELHIMGITQALKALPRLNGLADRICDEIMRRKPSKVVVADSPDFHIPLVRRLRRRGYGGKTIFLSPPTVWAWRKGRVVPLRELFDLCLPLFGFEDRYLRSYGVTSSWIGHPMVDSFGPPSSPPGDGVIALLLGSRKSEVKHLLPVLLNLARKLKRAGLRPVFSVAPSFHGAFRYDLLKKLEGQGIFTGNAANLIERSDLVVGASGTVAVEAMMSRRFMVVLYRSGALEWFVYSNFVKLPYISIPNVMTGRSLFPERLQDECNPFAIWGDIRSFMASKYRREQVYRGLDLARSKMGSPGAKVFWAKSVIEL, from the coding sequence ATGTCCGTCTTCCTGAGCTGCGGCGAGGCCTCCGGTGACAACCTCATATCCTCTTTTGCCCTCTCCCTGAGGGACGAAGGGTATCAGGGCCCCCTCTGGGGCATGGGAGGCCCATCTTCCCAGGCCGCCGGAGTCGAATGCCTCTGGCCTAGCTCGGAACTCCATATAATGGGCATAACCCAGGCTCTAAAGGCTCTCCCCAGGCTCAACGGCCTGGCGGATCGAATCTGCGACGAAATAATGAGACGAAAGCCCTCTAAGGTTGTGGTGGCGGACAGCCCGGATTTCCATATACCTCTGGTCCGCAGGCTTAGACGGAGGGGCTACGGTGGAAAGACGATCTTCCTGTCTCCTCCTACTGTCTGGGCGTGGCGAAAGGGAAGGGTGGTTCCCCTTAGGGAGCTCTTCGACCTCTGTCTGCCTCTTTTCGGCTTCGAGGATCGCTATCTCCGTTCCTATGGAGTGACCTCCTCATGGATCGGTCACCCTATGGTGGATTCCTTCGGTCCTCCGTCTTCCCCCCCCGGGGACGGAGTGATAGCCCTCCTGCTTGGGAGCAGAAAATCGGAGGTAAAACACCTTCTTCCGGTCCTCCTCAACCTGGCTAGGAAGCTAAAGAGGGCGGGGCTCAGACCGGTATTCTCCGTGGCTCCCTCTTTTCACGGGGCCTTTAGGTACGACCTTCTCAAGAAACTCGAGGGGCAGGGTATATTTACGGGAAACGCAGCGAACCTTATAGAGAGGTCTGACCTGGTCGTAGGGGCCAGTGGAACCGTGGCGGTTGAGGCCATGATGTCCCGGCGTTTTATGGTTGTCCTCTACAGAAGTGGGGCTCTGGAGTGGTTCGTCTACAGCAACTTCGTAAAACTGCCCTATATCTCGATCCCCAACGTTATGACAGGACGGTCGCTCTTTCCAGAGCGGCTTCAAGACGAGTGCAATCCCTTTGCTATATGGGGGGATATCCGCTCCTTTATGGCCTCAAAGTACCGTCGTGAGCAGGTATACCGAGGGCTGGACCTGGCCAGATCCAAAATGGGATCCCCTGGGGCTAAGGTGTTTTGGGCGAAGTCGGTGATAGAACTATGA
- a CDS encoding ABC transporter ATP-binding protein, translated as MIRKNKSIETYRRVLAYALPYRKRLAFAFVCMVVVSCCAVIPPWLMKNVVDDVLIKKDMFMLNVVAVALVAVYVVKAFASYGQKYLMTWVGQRVVLDLRIQAYRASQRMSLKYVNSHRIGELISRVTNDATVLQSTVTNAVVDLVVQGITTVGMMGFLLYINWRLTVVTFAILPITVWVLSVASKKLRQVGHDIQSSLAGLSALAEEALSAIRIVRAFATEDMERRKFEEQNLSNFRSLMRGTQVNGVLSGAVEVLLILALAVIFWLGGRSVLEDQMTPGDLIAFLGYLGFMAHPVTILTRVISQLQHGLASAERIFELLDNGDSVESPPDAHSLRPIKGEVAFKDLWFRYDRSWVLRGINLTVPPGETVAVVGATGSGKSTMVDLIQRFYDPEKGSVSIDGHDLRSLDLTELRRQIGVVPQDPVLMKGSFRYNIAYGYDDATDEEIERAADIAGIADFIRSLPEGYDGEIGERGVTLSGGQRQRVAIARAIVRDPRILIMDEATSSLDAQVEQAIQKAMDRAMEGRTSFVIAHRLSTIRGADRIVFLKDGVIEEEGTHDELVAKGGLYSLLDSIQRGERP; from the coding sequence ATGATTCGTAAAAATAAATCTATAGAAACCTACAGGAGGGTTCTGGCCTACGCCCTGCCATACAGAAAAAGGCTTGCCTTTGCCTTTGTCTGTATGGTGGTGGTCTCCTGTTGTGCGGTTATCCCCCCCTGGCTTATGAAAAACGTGGTGGACGACGTCCTCATAAAAAAGGACATGTTCATGCTGAACGTTGTAGCGGTGGCCCTGGTGGCGGTCTACGTGGTGAAGGCTTTCGCCTCCTACGGCCAAAAATACCTTATGACCTGGGTGGGGCAGAGGGTCGTACTTGACCTCCGAATTCAGGCCTACCGGGCCTCCCAGAGGATGTCTTTGAAGTACGTTAACAGCCACAGAATAGGAGAACTCATATCCCGGGTGACCAACGACGCCACGGTCCTCCAGTCCACCGTCACAAACGCCGTGGTGGACCTGGTGGTCCAGGGCATCACTACAGTGGGCATGATGGGATTTCTGCTCTACATAAACTGGAGGCTCACGGTGGTTACCTTCGCTATTCTGCCGATAACCGTATGGGTCCTCAGCGTGGCCTCAAAAAAGCTGAGGCAGGTAGGGCACGATATACAGTCCAGCCTGGCGGGGCTCTCCGCCCTGGCGGAGGAGGCCCTGTCGGCGATCCGCATAGTTCGGGCCTTCGCCACCGAGGACATGGAGAGAAGAAAGTTCGAGGAGCAGAACCTATCCAACTTCCGCTCCCTGATGAGGGGGACTCAGGTCAACGGAGTTCTGTCCGGTGCGGTAGAGGTGCTGCTGATACTGGCCCTGGCGGTCATATTCTGGCTAGGAGGCCGATCGGTTCTGGAGGACCAGATGACCCCCGGCGACCTCATAGCCTTTTTAGGCTATCTGGGCTTTATGGCCCATCCGGTCACCATCCTGACCAGGGTCATAAGCCAGCTTCAACACGGTCTGGCGTCGGCGGAGAGGATATTTGAGCTTCTGGACAACGGCGATAGCGTTGAATCCCCTCCTGACGCTCATAGCCTCAGACCAATAAAGGGGGAGGTCGCTTTTAAAGACCTCTGGTTTCGCTACGACAGGAGCTGGGTCCTTAGGGGAATAAACCTGACGGTCCCTCCCGGTGAGACCGTAGCGGTGGTCGGGGCCACTGGATCGGGAAAGTCCACTATGGTGGACCTCATCCAGCGGTTCTACGACCCGGAAAAAGGCTCCGTCTCCATCGACGGCCACGATCTGAGGTCCCTGGACCTAACGGAGCTCAGAAGGCAGATAGGGGTGGTCCCTCAGGATCCGGTCCTCATGAAAGGCTCCTTTCGGTACAACATAGCCTACGGCTACGACGACGCGACCGACGAGGAAATAGAGAGGGCGGCGGACATAGCGGGGATCGCCGATTTTATCCGGTCCCTCCCTGAAGGCTATGACGGCGAAATAGGGGAGAGAGGGGTCACTTTGAGCGGCGGCCAGAGACAGAGGGTCGCCATAGCCCGGGCCATAGTCAGAGATCCTAGAATACTCATAATGGACGAGGCGACCTCCTCCCTGGACGCCCAGGTGGAACAGGCTATCCAGAAGGCCATGGACCGGGCCATGGAGGGCCGAACCTCTTTCGTCATAGCCCATCGGCTCTCGACCATAAGGGGAGCGGACAGAATCGTCTTTCTCAAAGACGGAGTCATAGAGGAGGAGGGCACCCACGACGAACTGGTGGCTAAAGGGGGCCTTTATAGCCTCTTAGACAGCATCCAGCGAGGTGAGAGGCCGTGA